One window of Elaeis guineensis isolate ETL-2024a chromosome 11, EG11, whole genome shotgun sequence genomic DNA carries:
- the LOC105054251 gene encoding uncharacterized protein, whose protein sequence is MGEAKQEEAKVEAKLEEKKEEKKEEKQEEEEEEKEEKKEEAKPSPPPPIILFVDLHCFGCAKKIEKCVLKCRGVEGVEIDMVQNQLTIKGIVDPQALCSRIQKKTLKRARVLSPLPPAEGESKQEQVVPSQVSGVTTVEIHVNMHCEACAQQLRRKILKMRGVQTAETELSTGKVMVTGTMNGEKLADYIHRRTGKLATIVPQPPKEEEKKEEAEKKAEEKPPEEKKEEKAEEKKEEKAEEKKEESAEGNKDGGGKEEKGGGEEQKKEGEGPTNVDIPNGADMVMKRMVYWNGNIISEEEMARRMMMHWMPVYVIERPPPPPQIFSDENPNACCIS, encoded by the exons ATGGGTGAAGCTAAGCAG GAAGAAGCTAAGGTGGAGGCCAAgttagaagagaagaaagaagagaaaaaggaggagaagcaagaggaagaggaggaggagaaggaagagaagaaagaggaagcaAAGCCCTCCCCTCCCCCTCCCATTATCTTGTTTGTGGACTTGCATTGTTTTGGATGCGCCAAGAAGATTGAGAAGTGCGTCCTCAAGTGCagag GGGTTGAAGGGGTTGAGATAGACATGGTGCAGAACCAGCTCACAATTAAAGGGATAGTGGACCCTCAAGCTTTGTGCTCCAGAATTCAAAAGAAGACCCTCAAGAGAGCAAGAGTCCTCTCCCCACTGCCACCAGCCGAAGGGGAGTCCAAACAGGAGCAAGTGGTTCCATCACAG GTGAGTGGGGTAACCACAGTTGAGATACATGTGAACATGCACTGTGAAGCCTGCGCACAGCAGCTGAGGCGAAAGATATTAAAGATGAGAG GAGTGCAAACTGCCGAGACTGAACTGAGCACTGGGAAGGTGATGGTGACCGGAACCATGAATGGAGAAAAGCTCGCAGACTACATTCACCGCAGAACAGGGAAGCTGGCGACAATTGTCCCCCAGCCCccaaaggaagaagagaagaaagaggaagcagAGAAGAAAGCTGAGGAGAAGCCTCccgaggagaagaaagaggagaaagcagaggagaagaaggaagagaaggcagaggagaagaaagaagaaagtgcTGAGGGGAACAAGGATGGTGGTGGCAAGGAAGAGAAGGGAGGTGGCGAGGAGCAAAAGAAGGAAGGGGAAGGACCAACCAATGTGGACATTCCCAATGGGGCAGACATGGTGATGAAGAGGATGGTTTATTGGAATGGCAACATCATCAGTGAAGAAGAGATGGCAAGGAGAATGATGATGCATTGGATGCCGGTCTATGTTATCGAACGACCGCCACCACCACCTCAGATTTTCAGTGATGAGAACCCAAATGCTTGTTGCATCTCATAA